One segment of Coffea arabica cultivar ET-39 chromosome 7c, Coffea Arabica ET-39 HiFi, whole genome shotgun sequence DNA contains the following:
- the LOC113700130 gene encoding WUSCHEL-related homeobox 8 isoform X2: protein MEWDKQPPQQPQATTAAAAAAAAAAEELNNGGMFVKVMTDEQMEVLRKQIAVYATICEQLVDLHKSLTSHHDLAGARLGNLYCDPLVTSAGHKITGRQRWTPTPVQLQILERIFDQGNGAPSKQKIKEITNELLQHGQISETNVYNWFQNRRARSKRKQQAAASNNIESEVETEVESPNDKKTKPEDLQSPHIPTSRNEELCFQNTDVSSGMLSIDPRSSKPEPMFPSDGSSKSAGSFGQMSFYGRMDQLLGKMEVPESYSPYLHAEDYNMTG from the exons ATGGAGTGGGATAAACAACCACCTCAGCAGCCACAAGCAACAACAGCTGCTgctgcagcagcagcagcagcagcagaggAACTCAATAATGGAGGAATGTTTGTTAAAGTTATGACTGATGAACAAATGGAAGTTCTCAGGAAGCAAATTGCTGTTTATGCTACCATCTGTGAACAGCTTGTTGATTTGCACAAATCTCTCACTTCCCATCATGATCTTGCAG GTGCCAGACTTGGAAATCTGTACTGTGACCCACTAGTGACATCTGCTGGTCATAAAATTACTGGTAGACAACGTTGGACCCCTACACCTGTCCAGCTTCAGATTCTTGAGCGTATATTTGATCAAGGGAATGGAGCTCCATCCAAGCAGAAGATCAAAGAGATAACTAATGAATTGTTACAACACGGTCAAATATCTGAAACAAATGTCTACAATTGGTTTCAGAACAGGCGTGCTCGATCAAAGAGGAAGCAACAAGCAGCTGCATCAAACAACATTGAATCGGAAGTGGAGACAGAGGTTGAATCACCCAATGACAAGAAGACAAAGCCAGAGGATTTGCAGTCTCCACACATTCCAACTTCAAGGAACGAGGAACTCTGCTTTCAGAACACTGATGTAAGCTCAGGGATGCTTTCCATTGACCCACGTAGCAGTAAACCAGAGCCGATGTTCCCTTCAGATGGCAGTTCAAAGTCAGCTGGGAGTTTTGGCCAGATGTCCTTCTATGGAA GAATGGACCAGTTGCTTGGGAAGATGGAGGTGCCGGAAAGCTACAGCCCTTATCTGCATGCAGAAGATTACAACATGACAGGCTGA
- the LOC113700130 gene encoding WUSCHEL-related homeobox 8 isoform X1, producing the protein MEWDKQPPQQPQATTAAAAAAAAAAEELNNGGMFVKVMTDEQMEVLRKQIAVYATICEQLVDLHKSLTSHHDLAGARLGNLYCDPLVTSAGHKITGRQRWTPTPVQLQILERIFDQGNGAPSKQKIKEITNELLQHGQISETNVYNWFQNRRARSKRKQQAAASNNIESEVETEVESPNDKKTKPEDLQSPHIPTSRNEELCFQNTDVSSGMLSIDPRSSKPEPMFPSDGSSKSAGSFGQMSFYGSMLSNPRMDQLLGKMEVPESYSPYLHAEDYNMTG; encoded by the exons ATGGAGTGGGATAAACAACCACCTCAGCAGCCACAAGCAACAACAGCTGCTgctgcagcagcagcagcagcagcagaggAACTCAATAATGGAGGAATGTTTGTTAAAGTTATGACTGATGAACAAATGGAAGTTCTCAGGAAGCAAATTGCTGTTTATGCTACCATCTGTGAACAGCTTGTTGATTTGCACAAATCTCTCACTTCCCATCATGATCTTGCAG GTGCCAGACTTGGAAATCTGTACTGTGACCCACTAGTGACATCTGCTGGTCATAAAATTACTGGTAGACAACGTTGGACCCCTACACCTGTCCAGCTTCAGATTCTTGAGCGTATATTTGATCAAGGGAATGGAGCTCCATCCAAGCAGAAGATCAAAGAGATAACTAATGAATTGTTACAACACGGTCAAATATCTGAAACAAATGTCTACAATTGGTTTCAGAACAGGCGTGCTCGATCAAAGAGGAAGCAACAAGCAGCTGCATCAAACAACATTGAATCGGAAGTGGAGACAGAGGTTGAATCACCCAATGACAAGAAGACAAAGCCAGAGGATTTGCAGTCTCCACACATTCCAACTTCAAGGAACGAGGAACTCTGCTTTCAGAACACTGATGTAAGCTCAGGGATGCTTTCCATTGACCCACGTAGCAGTAAACCAGAGCCGATGTTCCCTTCAGATGGCAGTTCAAAGTCAGCTGGGAGTTTTGGCCAGATGTCCTTCTATGGAAGTATGTTATCAAACCCAA GAATGGACCAGTTGCTTGGGAAGATGGAGGTGCCGGAAAGCTACAGCCCTTATCTGCATGCAGAAGATTACAACATGACAGGCTGA
- the LOC113698223 gene encoding uncharacterized protein, translating into MGESSAAADAYENGRYKYIHDIHKGPPEAIDVHHIVLQRSSQKKLLIFCFLTLLLFASSPFFFFFLQQLNLLTTLPWSLLLGGLFVRLLSQKLVKKESVIILPAFGVQLETQYGSGRTIRRFVPINKILKPVLNECVTPVTCYWSLALIIRGEEELMLVFKELYPPVKMLVPIWKAVCAAIDVEET; encoded by the exons ATGGGTGAATCCTCTGCAGCGGCTGATGCGTACGAGAATGGCAGATACAAATACATACACGATATTCACAAGGGCCCACCTGAAGCCATAGACGTTCATCACATTGTTCTCCAAAGAAGCAGTCAAAAGAAGCTCTTAATTTTCTGCTTCCTTACTTTGCTTCTCTTCGCAAgttctcccttcttcttcttctttcttcaacag CTTAATTTACTTACCACACTTCCATGGAGTCTGCTTTTGGGTGGATTGTTTGTCAGACTGTTATCGCAGAAACTGGTTAAGAAAG AGTCTGTTATCATCCTGCCAGCTTTTGGGGTTCAGCTTGAGACTCAATATGGAAG TGGAAGAACCATTCGCCGCTTTGTTCCCATTAACAAGATCTTGAAACCTGTGCTGAATGAGTGTGTGACCCCAGTTACTTGTTACTGGAGCCTAGCCCTGATTATACGTGGAGAAGAAGAACTCATGTTGGTATTTAAG GAACTCTATCCACCTGTAAAAATGTTAGTGCCCATCTGGAAGGCTGTCTGTGCTGCTATTGATGTTGAGGAAACATGA
- the LOC113699395 gene encoding uncharacterized protein, with protein sequence MEANTCDINHLDADVLLPPRKRLLAGLKRQNSDVNPQTPTSASNGGSEFDSRVNNLMKSHLSNPNLSNEEIVEASRLAAVEAAKAAQAARATAEEKAAKAAKAVAAAKSALELVATVSEEIDNGEKYLKKNKMKKHVQVQTLYNKPRGSQGWKTDEELARKLHRAINSSPRILKNTSTSDSKSHKHKKLKRSSSFEKTAVSNGGTVLHVNQALASNGNGIAGGMDHDGSVQDGYRAKVDLNIPNFNKADGQKMESREMLKHSKPDLLIMENGEPDAVQSSMKVGVDDDSGLGKRKGKIKQKKLPLSICSIRDLENPKEDLKSKSSSTTDNNRAKVIGNSKSIFSVGPSSEGVMPVERTSMWKCQAFKAPACVKQNKVMQS encoded by the coding sequence ATGGAAGCTAATACTTGTGATATAAATCACTTGGATGCTGATGTGCTTTTACCGCCTCGAAAGCGGCTTCTTGCTGGGCTGAAAAGACAGAATTCTGATGTGAATCCGCAAACTCCTACCAGTGCTTCTAATGGTGGGAGCGAATTTGATTCCCGCgttaataatttaatgaaatCTCATTTGAGTAACCCTAACTTATCAAATGAGGAGATTGTGGAGGCGTCTAGATTGGCTGCCGTAGAAGCAGCCAAGGCAGCACAGGCTGCTAGGGCCACAGCTGAAGAGAAAGCTGCAAAAGCAGCTAAGGCAGTGGCTGCTGCAAAGAGTGCCCTAGAATTGGTTGCTACTGTCTCTGAGGAGATTGATAATGGAGAAAAATACTTgaagaagaacaagatgaaGAAGCATGTACAAGTCCAAACTTTGTATAATAAGCCGAGAGGGTCTCAAGGATGGAAAACAGATGAAGAATTAGCTCGAAAGTTGCATCGGGCCATCAACAGTTCCCCGAGAATATTGAAGAACACTTCTACTTCTGACTCCAAAAGTCACAAACATAAGAAACTTAAAAGGTCATCTTCTTTTGAGAAGACAGCAGTTAGCAATGGTGGTACTGTTTTGCATGTAAACCAGGCTTTGGCTAGCAATGGTAATGGTATAGCTGGTGGGATGGATCATGATGGTTCTGTCCAGGATGGTTACAGGGCAAAAGTAGATTTAAACATACCAAATTTCAATAAAGCTGATGGACAGAAGATGGAAAGTAGGGAAATGTTGAAACATAGTAAACCTGACTTACTAATCATGGAAAATGGGGAACCAGATGCAGTTCAATCGAGTATGAAAGTTGGGGTTGATGATGATTCTGGCCTTGGTAAAAGGAAGGGGAAGATTAAGCAGAAAAAGTTGCCTTTGAGCATTTGTAGTATTAGGGATCTAGAGAACCCTAAGGAGGATCTGAAATCTAAGAGCTCGTCTACAACTGACAACAATAGGGCCAAAGTTATTGGCAATAGTAAGTCCATCTTTTCTGTAGGGCCTTCTAGTGAGGGTGTCATGCCAGTTGAGAGAACATCGATGTGGAAGTGTCAGGCATTCAAGGCTCCTGCTTGTGTCAAACAAAATAAAGTGATGCAGTCTTAG